The following coding sequences are from one Stigmatopora nigra isolate UIUO_SnigA chromosome 12, RoL_Snig_1.1, whole genome shotgun sequence window:
- the sorbs1 gene encoding sorbin and SH3 domain-containing protein 1 isoform X3: MCVQCPCVFGRQAEAIRGECRLHQPSRHWMITSKCSPTVRPEEGSLSPNPTAVRLGPRAVNAVKITPLSTMKGSPELIPSADLDPSRVCKGKGVVTLKATRIHFDDEGSSSEGSGTKPSICSSQMNGGLAEGSANITADFTPVNHIHCQANSPESIKENQAPATCDKNNCFPLSPSSIYPCTSTVNPTIVLLQHNRAPTPERDKSPEPARDLVTSLADMDGKRQRLSLHSPILSPLNRPIVPVRNTEKSKDWYKTMFKQIHKIPEPIEENPYRPTYIFPENYDIHVKSKENGPNPFGYLEEVKAVPRSQSDANVGSRGRTMPVPTRSSSLKPSAKRNEWEPPDKKVDTRKYRAEPKSIFEYEPGKSSVLKLERTTRDVCLEDVDLENEPWYKFFSEMDFDKASTPSFSPLETASDLKNYTSSNSGHNEVEKDGRSSENEPLAPESDRHVYKNVLEGGDIPLQGLRALNKRHGSSSSSKVDYKGGNGCIDSPCSSKNSQSVPPGNAIANQCKNKKPLSAAKACIPQILPSKFKPKLLPPAGDTQECRTHTARHPKAHSCEDLYTCTDLDHDETEKECFGYSDSLENPPTVKRSASEFSNLYRNMHHIQRPSSVDSSPQGSVRNLASLFEAPKTQGGEKSESDIRRDAVLSRVTEFETFIRQSTLTPGRSSSLPALNSNADRSPEHCAALCPPYAVPAKSLSVVDASQTNVCSPVEAGEKEIEETLPSGSESVENDGDLFRVESTSSADPEVPQVFKKCSPENGRSPANLPPMSYPVHHHHLHHLNHHHFPLKPTKCKGSCPASYTRFTTILRHERQQATVHREKRPTEKRTLLPGNLLLMGPAPFRVRKNFQSQPPRRTLSATRVTTGIHCTSPEPRPSIPQRLSSLEVLERLNNGDNSEQLSNGQGLDSNGNLLRSLAAHHRDPSPVHGESQDEVLRRRHGDKEKMLEEQRRLKREQEEADIASRRHTGIVPTCHQFITNERFGDLLNVTDNTEKRKSGIERTPAMARFDFRAETLKELPFQKGDIVYIIRQVDQNWYEGEHHGRVGIFPRSYVELLPPTQKAQPKKSVPVQVLEYGDAIARFNFAGDTVVEMSFRKGERITLIRRVDENWYEGKISGTNRQGIFPVTYVEVHKRPRVKNGLDYPDPPLSSSPQRSTNASPQLYRNRLTTSPLPLPRSPCRSVSPEVHAVSSEWISLTVGGGSPPAAPTPPLPPLPSVSYRCGEYLPPPYSASPVPIITGSPYCISPMTSPSASPLPPPYPPRPNSATPYLTFTPPQGEGFLLSPPSTHFSRSISPCGGPVLEGWLEGAEGNGGSSCAATGNRQNSPPEPAPNDIDYHGRNSRSPVMLFDIHDNNNVNSLAAVCNEILNITEISVSYCSKLSQHTLDALHRLHSHPSKQSVIISQQPLSQSSSPEPSHLNGGIFQALYSYAPQNEDELELQEGDLVSVMEKCDDGWFVGTSKRTNRFGTFPGNYVKEVKL, encoded by the exons CCCGACGGTGCGTCCAGAAGAGGGCAGCCTATCACCCAACCCAACTGCCG TACGATTAGGTCCCAGAGCTGTGAATGCCGTCAAGATCACGCCTCTGTCAACCATGAAAGGATCCCCTGAGCTGATTCCTTCTGCAG ACTTGGATCCCAGCAGGGTCTGCAAAGGGAAAGGTGTTGTGACACTTAAGGCCACTCGCATCCACTTTGATGACGAAGGCAGCAGCAGTGAGGGGTCTGGCACAAAACCAA GTATCTGCTCAAGCCAGATGAATGGAGGTTTGGCTGAGGGAAGTGCTAACATCACAGCTGATTTCACTCCTGTAAACCACATCCACTGCCAG GCCAATTCACCAGAAAGCATAAAAGAAAATCAGGCTCCAGCTACATGCGACAAAAACAATTGTTTCCCATTATCCCCCAGTTCCATCTATCCATGCACCAGCACAGTTAATCCCACAATTGTTTTGCTGCAACACAACAGAG CGCCCACCCCAGAAAGAGACAAAAGCCCTGAACCTGCGAGAGACTTGGTCACTTCCCTTGCAGACATGGACGGCAAAAGACAGCGACTCTCACTGCACTCCCCTATTCTCAGTCCACTCAACAGGCCCATTGTGCCAGTGCGG AACACGGAAAAGTCCAAGGACTGGTACAAGACAATGTTCAAGCAGATTCACAAGATACCGG AGCCCATTGAGGAAAATCCTTACCGTCCCACCTACATATTCCCTGAAAACTATGACATTCACGTGAAATCAAAAG AAAATGGCCCGAACCCCTTTGGCTACTTGGAAGAGG TGAAAGCTGTGCCAAGATCTCAGAGTGATGCAAACGTTGGTTCAAGAGGGAGGACAATGCCAGTGCCAACACGGTCCTCATCACTCAAGCCTTCTGCTAAGAG AAATGAGTGGGAGCCCCCGGATAAAAAGGTCGACACCAGGAAGTACCGCGCCGAGCCCAAGAGCATCTTTGAGTACGAGCCGGGAAAATCATCGGTGCTGAAACTGGAGAGAACG ACTCGGGATGTATGTCTGGAAGATGTAGATTTAGAGAATGAGCCGTGGTATAAATTCTTTTCAGAGATGGATTTTGACAAAGCG AGTACCCCCTCCTTCAGTCCCCTGGAAACAGCCTCCGACCTGAAGAACTA CACCTCAAGCAATTCTGGACACAATGAGGTGGAGAAAGATGGAAGGTCATCAGAAAACGAGCCTCTGGCTCCAGAATCTGACCGACATGTTTACAAGAATGTTCTGGAAGGTGGCGATATTCCCTTACAAGGTCTACGAGCTCTAAACAAGCGCCATGGCAGCTCATCCTCCTCGAAAG TGGATTATAAAGGTGGGAATGGCTGTATAGATTCACCCTGCTCATCTAAAAATAGTCAATCGGTTCCCCCCGGTAACGCAATTGCTAACCAATGTAAGAATAAGAAGCCTCTTTCTGCTGCCAAAGCCTGCATACCCCAAATCCTGCCATCCAAATTCAAACCCAAGTTGCTGCCGCCTGCTGGTGACACCCAAGAATGCAGGACACACACTGCGAGGCATCCAAAGGCACACAGCTGCGAGGATCTGTACACGTGTACCGATCTGGACCATGATGAGACAGAGAAAGAATGCTTTGGCTATTCAGACTCCTTGGAAAATCCCCCTACAGTTAAGAGAAGTGCATCCGAATTTTCGAACCTGTACCGGAATATGCATCACATCCAGAGGCCCAGCTCAGTGGATAGCAGCCCCCAAGGCAGCGTCCGTAACTTGGCGTCTCTCTTCGAAGCGCCGAAGACGCAAGGCGGCGAAAAGTCAGAGTCCGACATTCGGCGTGACGCGGTGTTGTCACGGGTCACCGAGTTTGAAACGTTCATTCGACagtccactttgacacccggtCGCTCCTCATCTTTGCCTGCATTGAACTCCAACGCCGACCGCAGCCCAGAACACTGTGCCGCACTCTGCCCGCCCTATGCGGTGCCAGCCAAAAGTCTGTCAGTGGTCGACGCATCCCAGACAAATGTCTGTTCACCTGTGGAGGCGGGCGAAAAGGAGATAGAGGAAACCTTGCCATCTGGCTCTGAAAGCGTAGAGAATGACGGAGACCTTTTTAGAGTCGAGTCAACTTCCTCCGCCGATCCAGAAGTTCCACAGGTCTTCAAGAAGTGCTCCCCTGAGAACGGTCGCAGTCCCGCCAACTTGCCCCCAATGTCTTACCCAGTCCACCACCACCATCTCCACCATCTAAACCACCACCACTTCCCCCTGAAACCCACAAAATGCAAAGGCTCCTGTCCAGCTTCCTACACCCGCTTCACTACTATCCTCCGGCACGAGAGACAGCAAGCCACCGTCCATCGGGAGAAAAGACCTACGGAGAAGAGGACCTTGCTGCCTGGAAATCTATTGCTCATGGGCCCCGCCCCATTCAGGGTACGGAAGAACTTCCAATCCCAACCGCCACGGAGGACACTTTCAGCAACCAGGGTGACAACAGGCATTCACTGCACCTCTCCTGAACCCAGACCTTCCATACCTCAGCGTCTATCCTCCCTGGAGGTCCTGGAAAGGCTGAATAACGGAGACAACTCTGAGCAGCTGAGTAATGGACAGGGCTTGGACAGCAACGGGAACCTGCTGCGGTCCCTGGCAGCTCACCACAGAG ACCCATCCCCAGTACATGGTGAAAGCCAGGATGAAGTTCTGAGGAGGCGCCATGGAGACAAAGAg AAAATGTTAGAGGAGCAGCGGCGGCTTAAGCGGGAACAGGAAGAAGCTGACATTGCGTCCAGGCGTCATACTGGCATCGTCCCAACATGTCACCAGTTCATCACCAATGAGCGCTTTGGAGACCTGCTCAACGTTACAGATAACACAGAGAAACGGAAATCAGGCATTGAG AGAACTCCAGCCATGGCACGCTTCGATTTCAGAGCAGAAACTCTAAA GGAATTACCTTTTCAGAAGGGAGACATCGTATACATCATTAGACAGGTGGATCAGAACTGGTATGAAGGGGAGCATCATGGAAGAGTTGGGATTTTCCCTCGGAGTTACGTTGAG CTTCTGCCCCCCACTCAGAAAGCACAGCCTAAGAAAAGTGTACCAGTGCAAGTGTTGGAATATGGCGATGCTATTGCTCGCTTTAACTTTGCAGGAGATACGGTGGTGGAGATGTCTTTCAGAAAG GGAGAAAGGATCACGCTTATTCGGAGAGTAGACGAGAACTGGTATGAAGGCAAAATCTCAGGCACAAACCGCCAAGGAATCTTCCCTGTCACCTATGTCGAAGTGCACAAACGACCGCGTGTGAAAAATGGCTTGGATTACCCCGACCCTCCTCTCTCCTCTTCGCCACAGCGCAGCACTAATGCTTCCCCTCAG TTGTATCGTAATCGGCTGACCACTTCGCCGCTGCCCCTCCCTCGTTCCCCCTGCCGCTCTGTGTCCCCTGAAGTCCACGCCGTGTCCTCTGAGTGGATCTCTCTGACCGTGGGAGGCGGAAGCCCACCTGCCGCCCCGACACCCCCCTTGCCCCCTCTCCCCTCTGTGTCTTACCGCTGTGGCGAATACCTGCCCCCTCCTTACTCTGCCAGCCCCGTGCCAATCATCACCGGCAGCCCATACTGCATCTCTCCCATGACCTCGCCATCTGCCTCCCCTCTACCCCCGCCGTACCCACCCAGGCCCAACTCTGCCACCCCTTACCTCACTTTCACTCCTCCTCAAGGGGAGGGCTTCCTGCTTTCCCCTCCATCAACGCATTTCTCGCGTAGCATTAGCCCTTGTGGTGGGCCGGTGTTGGAAGGCTGGCTGGAAGGTGCAGAGGGTAACGGGGGAAGTAGCTGTGCCGCCACTGGGAACAGACAAAATAGCCCCCCAGAG CCCGCGCCAAACGACATTGATTACCACGGCCGAAACTCCAGAAGCCCTGTTATGCTGTTTGATATCCATGACAACAACAACGTGAACTCTTTGGCG gcAGTGTGTAatgaaatattgaatataaCTGAGATCTCAGTGAGCTACTGCAGCAAGTTGTCCCAGCACACTCTCGACGCACTTCACAGACTGCACTCCCACCCTAGTAAACAATCTGTCATCATTTCCCAGCAACCCCTGTCCCAAAGCAGCAGTCCAGAGCCCAGCCATCTCAACGGTGGAAT TTTCCAAGCTCTGTACAGTTACGCGCCACAGAATGAAGACGAGCTGGAGCTGCAGGAGGGAGATCTCGTCAGCGTCATGGAGAAATGCGATGACGGCTGGTTTGTTG
- the sorbs1 gene encoding sorbin and SH3 domain-containing protein 1 isoform X1 — protein sequence MCVQCPCVFGRQAEAIRGECRLHQPSRHWMITSKCSPTVRPEEGSLSPNPTAVRLGPRAVNAVKITPLSTMKGSPELIPSADLDPSRVCKGKGVVTLKATRIHFDDEGSSSEGSGTKPSICSSQMNGGLAEGSANITADFTPVNHIHCQANSPESIKENQAPATCDKNNCFPLSPSSIYPCTSTVNPTIVLLQHNREQKKHLSHLKAPTPERDKSPEPARDLVTSLADMDGKRQRLSLHSPILSPLNRPIVPVRNTEKSKDWYKTMFKQIHKIPEPIEENPYRPTYIFPENYDIHVKSKENGPNPFGYLEEVKAVPRSQSDANVGSRGRTMPVPTRSSSLKPSAKRNEWEPPDKKVDTRKYRAEPKSIFEYEPGKSSVLKLERTTRDVCLEDVDLENEPWYKFFSEMDFDKASTPSFSPLETASDLKNYTSSNSGHNEVEKDGRSSENEPLAPESDRHVYKNVLEGGDIPLQGLRALNKRHGSSSSSKVDYKGGNGCIDSPCSSKNSQSVPPGNAIANQCKNKKPLSAAKACIPQILPSKFKPKLLPPAGDTQECRTHTARHPKAHSCEDLYTCTDLDHDETEKECFGYSDSLENPPTVKRSASEFSNLYRNMHHIQRPSSVDSSPQGSVRNLASLFEAPKTQGGEKSESDIRRDAVLSRVTEFETFIRQSTLTPGRSSSLPALNSNADRSPEHCAALCPPYAVPAKSLSVVDASQTNVCSPVEAGEKEIEETLPSGSESVENDGDLFRVESTSSADPEVPQVFKKCSPENGRSPANLPPMSYPVHHHHLHHLNHHHFPLKPTKCKGSCPASYTRFTTILRHERQQATVHREKRPTEKRTLLPGNLLLMGPAPFRVRKNFQSQPPRRTLSATRVTTGIHCTSPEPRPSIPQRLSSLEVLERLNNGDNSEQLSNGQGLDSNGNLLRSLAAHHRDPSPVHGESQDEVLRRRHGDKEKMLEEQRRLKREQEEADIASRRHTGIVPTCHQFITNERFGDLLNVTDNTEKRKSGIERTPAMARFDFRAETLKELPFQKGDIVYIIRQVDQNWYEGEHHGRVGIFPRSYVELLPPTQKAQPKKSVPVQVLEYGDAIARFNFAGDTVVEMSFRKGERITLIRRVDENWYEGKISGTNRQGIFPVTYVEVHKRPRVKNGLDYPDPPLSSSPQRSTNASPQLYRNRLTTSPLPLPRSPCRSVSPEVHAVSSEWISLTVGGGSPPAAPTPPLPPLPSVSYRCGEYLPPPYSASPVPIITGSPYCISPMTSPSASPLPPPYPPRPNSATPYLTFTPPQGEGFLLSPPSTHFSRSISPCGGPVLEGWLEGAEGNGGSSCAATGNRQNSPPEPAPNDIDYHGRNSRSPVMLFDIHDNNNVNSLAAVCNEILNITEISVSYCSKLSQHTLDALHRLHSHPSKQSVIISQQPLSQSSSPEPSHLNGGIFQALYSYAPQNEDELELQEGDLVSVMEKCDDGWFVGTSKRTNRFGTFPGNYVKEVKL from the exons CCCGACGGTGCGTCCAGAAGAGGGCAGCCTATCACCCAACCCAACTGCCG TACGATTAGGTCCCAGAGCTGTGAATGCCGTCAAGATCACGCCTCTGTCAACCATGAAAGGATCCCCTGAGCTGATTCCTTCTGCAG ACTTGGATCCCAGCAGGGTCTGCAAAGGGAAAGGTGTTGTGACACTTAAGGCCACTCGCATCCACTTTGATGACGAAGGCAGCAGCAGTGAGGGGTCTGGCACAAAACCAA GTATCTGCTCAAGCCAGATGAATGGAGGTTTGGCTGAGGGAAGTGCTAACATCACAGCTGATTTCACTCCTGTAAACCACATCCACTGCCAG GCCAATTCACCAGAAAGCATAAAAGAAAATCAGGCTCCAGCTACATGCGACAAAAACAATTGTTTCCCATTATCCCCCAGTTCCATCTATCCATGCACCAGCACAGTTAATCCCACAATTGTTTTGCTGCAACACAACAGAG AGCAGAAAAAGCATCTTTCTCACTTGAAAG CGCCCACCCCAGAAAGAGACAAAAGCCCTGAACCTGCGAGAGACTTGGTCACTTCCCTTGCAGACATGGACGGCAAAAGACAGCGACTCTCACTGCACTCCCCTATTCTCAGTCCACTCAACAGGCCCATTGTGCCAGTGCGG AACACGGAAAAGTCCAAGGACTGGTACAAGACAATGTTCAAGCAGATTCACAAGATACCGG AGCCCATTGAGGAAAATCCTTACCGTCCCACCTACATATTCCCTGAAAACTATGACATTCACGTGAAATCAAAAG AAAATGGCCCGAACCCCTTTGGCTACTTGGAAGAGG TGAAAGCTGTGCCAAGATCTCAGAGTGATGCAAACGTTGGTTCAAGAGGGAGGACAATGCCAGTGCCAACACGGTCCTCATCACTCAAGCCTTCTGCTAAGAG AAATGAGTGGGAGCCCCCGGATAAAAAGGTCGACACCAGGAAGTACCGCGCCGAGCCCAAGAGCATCTTTGAGTACGAGCCGGGAAAATCATCGGTGCTGAAACTGGAGAGAACG ACTCGGGATGTATGTCTGGAAGATGTAGATTTAGAGAATGAGCCGTGGTATAAATTCTTTTCAGAGATGGATTTTGACAAAGCG AGTACCCCCTCCTTCAGTCCCCTGGAAACAGCCTCCGACCTGAAGAACTA CACCTCAAGCAATTCTGGACACAATGAGGTGGAGAAAGATGGAAGGTCATCAGAAAACGAGCCTCTGGCTCCAGAATCTGACCGACATGTTTACAAGAATGTTCTGGAAGGTGGCGATATTCCCTTACAAGGTCTACGAGCTCTAAACAAGCGCCATGGCAGCTCATCCTCCTCGAAAG TGGATTATAAAGGTGGGAATGGCTGTATAGATTCACCCTGCTCATCTAAAAATAGTCAATCGGTTCCCCCCGGTAACGCAATTGCTAACCAATGTAAGAATAAGAAGCCTCTTTCTGCTGCCAAAGCCTGCATACCCCAAATCCTGCCATCCAAATTCAAACCCAAGTTGCTGCCGCCTGCTGGTGACACCCAAGAATGCAGGACACACACTGCGAGGCATCCAAAGGCACACAGCTGCGAGGATCTGTACACGTGTACCGATCTGGACCATGATGAGACAGAGAAAGAATGCTTTGGCTATTCAGACTCCTTGGAAAATCCCCCTACAGTTAAGAGAAGTGCATCCGAATTTTCGAACCTGTACCGGAATATGCATCACATCCAGAGGCCCAGCTCAGTGGATAGCAGCCCCCAAGGCAGCGTCCGTAACTTGGCGTCTCTCTTCGAAGCGCCGAAGACGCAAGGCGGCGAAAAGTCAGAGTCCGACATTCGGCGTGACGCGGTGTTGTCACGGGTCACCGAGTTTGAAACGTTCATTCGACagtccactttgacacccggtCGCTCCTCATCTTTGCCTGCATTGAACTCCAACGCCGACCGCAGCCCAGAACACTGTGCCGCACTCTGCCCGCCCTATGCGGTGCCAGCCAAAAGTCTGTCAGTGGTCGACGCATCCCAGACAAATGTCTGTTCACCTGTGGAGGCGGGCGAAAAGGAGATAGAGGAAACCTTGCCATCTGGCTCTGAAAGCGTAGAGAATGACGGAGACCTTTTTAGAGTCGAGTCAACTTCCTCCGCCGATCCAGAAGTTCCACAGGTCTTCAAGAAGTGCTCCCCTGAGAACGGTCGCAGTCCCGCCAACTTGCCCCCAATGTCTTACCCAGTCCACCACCACCATCTCCACCATCTAAACCACCACCACTTCCCCCTGAAACCCACAAAATGCAAAGGCTCCTGTCCAGCTTCCTACACCCGCTTCACTACTATCCTCCGGCACGAGAGACAGCAAGCCACCGTCCATCGGGAGAAAAGACCTACGGAGAAGAGGACCTTGCTGCCTGGAAATCTATTGCTCATGGGCCCCGCCCCATTCAGGGTACGGAAGAACTTCCAATCCCAACCGCCACGGAGGACACTTTCAGCAACCAGGGTGACAACAGGCATTCACTGCACCTCTCCTGAACCCAGACCTTCCATACCTCAGCGTCTATCCTCCCTGGAGGTCCTGGAAAGGCTGAATAACGGAGACAACTCTGAGCAGCTGAGTAATGGACAGGGCTTGGACAGCAACGGGAACCTGCTGCGGTCCCTGGCAGCTCACCACAGAG ACCCATCCCCAGTACATGGTGAAAGCCAGGATGAAGTTCTGAGGAGGCGCCATGGAGACAAAGAg AAAATGTTAGAGGAGCAGCGGCGGCTTAAGCGGGAACAGGAAGAAGCTGACATTGCGTCCAGGCGTCATACTGGCATCGTCCCAACATGTCACCAGTTCATCACCAATGAGCGCTTTGGAGACCTGCTCAACGTTACAGATAACACAGAGAAACGGAAATCAGGCATTGAG AGAACTCCAGCCATGGCACGCTTCGATTTCAGAGCAGAAACTCTAAA GGAATTACCTTTTCAGAAGGGAGACATCGTATACATCATTAGACAGGTGGATCAGAACTGGTATGAAGGGGAGCATCATGGAAGAGTTGGGATTTTCCCTCGGAGTTACGTTGAG CTTCTGCCCCCCACTCAGAAAGCACAGCCTAAGAAAAGTGTACCAGTGCAAGTGTTGGAATATGGCGATGCTATTGCTCGCTTTAACTTTGCAGGAGATACGGTGGTGGAGATGTCTTTCAGAAAG GGAGAAAGGATCACGCTTATTCGGAGAGTAGACGAGAACTGGTATGAAGGCAAAATCTCAGGCACAAACCGCCAAGGAATCTTCCCTGTCACCTATGTCGAAGTGCACAAACGACCGCGTGTGAAAAATGGCTTGGATTACCCCGACCCTCCTCTCTCCTCTTCGCCACAGCGCAGCACTAATGCTTCCCCTCAG TTGTATCGTAATCGGCTGACCACTTCGCCGCTGCCCCTCCCTCGTTCCCCCTGCCGCTCTGTGTCCCCTGAAGTCCACGCCGTGTCCTCTGAGTGGATCTCTCTGACCGTGGGAGGCGGAAGCCCACCTGCCGCCCCGACACCCCCCTTGCCCCCTCTCCCCTCTGTGTCTTACCGCTGTGGCGAATACCTGCCCCCTCCTTACTCTGCCAGCCCCGTGCCAATCATCACCGGCAGCCCATACTGCATCTCTCCCATGACCTCGCCATCTGCCTCCCCTCTACCCCCGCCGTACCCACCCAGGCCCAACTCTGCCACCCCTTACCTCACTTTCACTCCTCCTCAAGGGGAGGGCTTCCTGCTTTCCCCTCCATCAACGCATTTCTCGCGTAGCATTAGCCCTTGTGGTGGGCCGGTGTTGGAAGGCTGGCTGGAAGGTGCAGAGGGTAACGGGGGAAGTAGCTGTGCCGCCACTGGGAACAGACAAAATAGCCCCCCAGAG CCCGCGCCAAACGACATTGATTACCACGGCCGAAACTCCAGAAGCCCTGTTATGCTGTTTGATATCCATGACAACAACAACGTGAACTCTTTGGCG gcAGTGTGTAatgaaatattgaatataaCTGAGATCTCAGTGAGCTACTGCAGCAAGTTGTCCCAGCACACTCTCGACGCACTTCACAGACTGCACTCCCACCCTAGTAAACAATCTGTCATCATTTCCCAGCAACCCCTGTCCCAAAGCAGCAGTCCAGAGCCCAGCCATCTCAACGGTGGAAT TTTCCAAGCTCTGTACAGTTACGCGCCACAGAATGAAGACGAGCTGGAGCTGCAGGAGGGAGATCTCGTCAGCGTCATGGAGAAATGCGATGACGGCTGGTTTGTTG